A region from the Caldicellulosiruptor naganoensis genome encodes:
- the rpsF gene encoding 30S ribosomal protein S6, producing MVERKYETVFIISPTLDDEARTNLIEKFKNLISSNGQLLTVEEWGKRRLAYKINKHAEGYYVLMQFISKPDFPRELERVYRITDGVIRFLIVKLEK from the coding sequence GTGGTTGAAAGAAAGTATGAAACAGTGTTTATAATAAGCCCCACACTTGATGATGAGGCAAGAACAAACCTCATCGAAAAGTTCAAGAACCTTATCTCAAGCAATGGGCAGCTTCTTACAGTAGAAGAGTGGGGAAAAAGAAGGCTTGCATACAAGATTAACAAGCATGCAGAAGGATATTATGTGCTTATGCAGTTTATAAGCAAGCCTGACTTCCCTCGCGAGCTTGAGAGGGTTTACAGAATCACAGATGGGGTTATCAGGTTTTTGATTGTAAAGCTCGAAAAGTAA
- a CDS encoding single-stranded DNA-binding protein: MNKVILMGRLTRDPEFRLTANNTPVANFTLAVNRRFKRENDQDADFIPIVAWSRLAEFSKNYLKKGRQVVVIGRLQLRTWDDESNRRHYITEVIAEEIYFAEPKPKDVPAEAEADVKEEDILPDLDEEVLDSELENFFEEDIDTSSKLELDENPEDDLPF; the protein is encoded by the coding sequence TTGAATAAAGTTATTTTAATGGGTCGCTTAACTCGCGACCCTGAGTTTAGATTAACTGCTAACAATACCCCCGTTGCAAACTTTACACTTGCTGTTAATAGAAGATTTAAGCGCGAAAACGACCAGGATGCTGATTTTATTCCCATTGTTGCGTGGAGCAGGCTTGCTGAGTTTTCGAAGAATTACCTAAAAAAAGGCAGGCAGGTAGTTGTAATAGGAAGACTGCAGCTTAGAACATGGGATGATGAGTCAAATCGACGACATTATATTACAGAGGTAATTGCAGAGGAGATATACTTTGCAGAACCAAAGCCAAAAGATGTTCCAGCAGAGGCTGAAGCAGATGTAAAAGAGGAAGATATCCTGCCAGACTTAGACGAAGAGGTACTTGACAGTGAGCTTGAAAACTTCTTTGAGGAAGATATAGATACCTCTTCGAAACTGGAACTTGACGAAAATCCAGAAGATGACTTGCCGTTTTAA
- the rpsR gene encoding 30S ribosomal protein S18 translates to MTNQNQTQTQTTQTVEKVSSRQKKKKRVCSFCVERIYDIDYKDVNRLKKFLTERGKIMPRRTTGNCARHQRQLTRAIKRARILALLPFIVE, encoded by the coding sequence TTGACAAATCAAAATCAGACCCAAACCCAAACTACTCAGACTGTAGAAAAGGTAAGCTCAAGACAGAAGAAAAAGAAAAGGGTTTGTTCTTTTTGTGTTGAAAGAATATACGACATAGACTACAAGGATGTAAATAGATTGAAAAAGTTCCTTACTGAAAGAGGCAAGATCATGCCAAGAAGAACAACAGGAAACTGTGCAAGACATCAAAGACAGCTAACAAGGGCAATTAAAAGAGCAAGAATCTTGGCACTTTTGCCGTTTATAGTTGAATAA
- a CDS encoding LacI family DNA-binding transcriptional regulator, protein MIKIPATIKDIARYTGLSIATISKYLNGGNVLEKNRILIEEAIKALDFEVNEIARGLRTNKTMTVGVLIPVFEQFFSTIISSLETILLETGYSVVVCDYKDDEKLEKERFDFLYKKRVDALVVVPTSLRGCDIRKIVKRDIPIIAIDRPIPDYECDTIVVNNFEISYKAVEKLITMGHRKIGIICGPQNIYTAKERLRGYIEAHKDYNVEIDEEYIKFSDYHSMESGFKKMMELLEKDNPPTAVFITNYDMTVGSIIALNEKDVKIPDELSVIGFDSIEIARMVKPPLSLVLQPTEEIGKAAAELILKRLKGDKSDFPLFKKLDAQLLIKKSIREVKC, encoded by the coding sequence GTGATAAAAATTCCAGCCACCATCAAAGACATTGCTCGCTACACAGGCTTGTCAATTGCAACAATTTCAAAATACTTAAATGGAGGAAATGTGCTTGAAAAAAATAGAATATTGATTGAAGAAGCCATAAAAGCCTTGGATTTTGAAGTGAATGAGATTGCAAGAGGCTTGAGGACAAACAAGACTATGACCGTGGGTGTGCTTATACCTGTATTTGAACAGTTTTTTAGCACTATTATTTCAAGTTTGGAAACAATCTTGCTTGAAACAGGCTATAGCGTTGTTGTGTGCGACTATAAAGATGATGAGAAATTGGAAAAGGAGAGATTTGATTTTCTTTATAAAAAAAGAGTAGATGCTCTTGTAGTTGTTCCCACTTCTTTGAGGGGCTGTGATATAAGAAAAATTGTAAAAAGAGATATTCCAATAATAGCAATTGATAGACCAATTCCAGATTATGAGTGTGACACAATTGTTGTAAACAATTTTGAAATTTCATACAAAGCGGTAGAAAAACTTATCACTATGGGACATAGAAAAATTGGCATAATATGCGGTCCACAAAATATTTATACAGCAAAGGAAAGGCTGAGAGGTTACATTGAGGCACACAAGGATTATAACGTGGAAATAGATGAGGAGTATATAAAATTTAGTGATTATCACAGTATGGAATCAGGATTTAAAAAGATGATGGAGCTTTTAGAGAAAGATAATCCTCCTACTGCAGTATTCATCACAAATTACGATATGACTGTAGGGAGTATAATCGCTCTGAATGAAAAGGATGTCAAAATTCCCGATGAACTTTCTGTTATTGGATTTGACAGCATTGAAATAGCAAGAATGGTAAAACCACCACTATCTTTAGTGCTACAACCAACAGAGGAAATTGGCAAGGCTGCGGCTGAACTTATTTTAAAGAGACTAAAAGGTGATAAAAGCGATTTTCCTCTCTTTAAAAAGTTGGATGCACAACTTTTGATAAAAAAATCTATACGAGAGGTCAAGTGTTGA
- a CDS encoding alpha-L-fucosidase, protein MEEYLKTIQQGPFSPTWESLRQFKCPQWFLDAKFGIWAHWGPQSVPMYGDWYARNIYREGEPQYYYHWRKYGHPSKVGYKDIVQMWKAEKFNPEELIDLYIKAGAKYFVAQAVHHDNFDNWNSRYHRWNAVNMGPQKDIVGMWAKAARERGLPFGVSEHLAASFSWFAPSKGCDSKGPYKGVPYDGNDPAHEDFYHPNKDEYELEKQHGKIVNWYSQSAQWHMKWFLRIKDLIDQYEPDFLYSDGGVPFGEIGLSIVAHLYNTSAKNHGGINQAVYTQKDTNPDVYKIGVLDIERGAAEDILPHPWQTDTCVGGWFYDVRAVYKTAEQVIEMLVDIVSKGGNLLLNIPQKPDGTLDDECLYILDEIAKWMKVNAEAIYATRPWIRYGEGPTKAQGGAFQEKKLEWTKEDFRFTQKEGKIFAFQMKYPEDNRAIIKSLGLSSGISVKEVKLLGFEDKLEFEQLDNALIIKLPEKYSSTGYPHCFCIK, encoded by the coding sequence ATGGAGGAGTATTTAAAAACCATCCAACAAGGTCCATTCTCACCAACATGGGAATCTTTACGACAATTCAAATGTCCTCAATGGTTTTTAGATGCCAAGTTTGGTATTTGGGCGCACTGGGGGCCTCAATCGGTTCCTATGTATGGGGACTGGTATGCACGCAATATTTATAGAGAAGGAGAGCCACAGTATTACTATCATTGGCGAAAGTATGGGCATCCATCAAAAGTAGGTTACAAAGACATTGTTCAGATGTGGAAGGCCGAAAAGTTTAATCCAGAGGAATTAATTGATCTGTATATAAAAGCAGGGGCAAAATATTTTGTTGCTCAGGCTGTTCACCACGATAACTTTGATAACTGGAATTCCCGATACCATAGGTGGAATGCAGTAAATATGGGTCCCCAAAAAGATATTGTTGGAATGTGGGCAAAGGCTGCAAGGGAAAGAGGGCTTCCGTTTGGTGTATCAGAACATTTAGCAGCAAGCTTTTCATGGTTTGCACCAAGCAAAGGATGTGATTCAAAAGGACCATATAAGGGTGTTCCATATGATGGAAATGACCCTGCCCATGAGGATTTTTATCACCCAAATAAGGACGAGTATGAGCTAGAAAAACAGCATGGAAAGATTGTCAATTGGTACTCACAAAGTGCACAGTGGCATATGAAATGGTTTTTAAGAATAAAAGATTTAATCGACCAGTATGAACCAGACTTTTTGTATTCAGATGGTGGTGTTCCATTTGGTGAGATTGGTCTGAGTATAGTTGCGCATCTTTACAATACAAGTGCCAAGAATCACGGTGGTATAAATCAAGCAGTGTACACTCAAAAAGACACAAATCCGGATGTGTATAAAATTGGTGTTTTGGACATTGAACGTGGAGCAGCCGAAGATATTCTACCTCATCCATGGCAGACAGATACATGTGTAGGTGGCTGGTTTTATGATGTAAGAGCTGTATATAAAACTGCTGAGCAGGTAATTGAAATGCTTGTTGATATTGTCAGCAAAGGTGGAAACCTTCTTTTAAACATTCCACAAAAACCAGATGGCACACTGGATGATGAGTGTCTTTATATTCTTGATGAGATTGCAAAATGGATGAAAGTAAACGCAGAAGCCATATATGCAACACGTCCATGGATAAGATATGGAGAAGGTCCGACAAAAGCTCAAGGTGGAGCTTTCCAGGAGAAAAAGCTCGAGTGGACAAAAGAAGATTTTAGATTTACACAAAAAGAAGGGAAAATTTTTGCTTTTCAAATGAAGTATCCAGAAGATAACAGAGCAATCATCAAAAGTTTGGGACTGTCAAGCGGTATCTCTGTCAAAGAGGTAAAACTTTTGGGTTTTGAAGATAAGCTTGAATTTGAACAGCTCGATAACGCACTGATAATCAAATTGCCAGAGAAGTACTCCAGCACAGGATATCCACATTGTTTTTGTATAAAGTAA
- a CDS encoding glycerate kinase, protein MKYLVAPDKYKGSFDASVASEIIKEAIIEVDKSAEVFQLPLADGGEGTLTALSKIFGAKIEEVEVNDPLFRKIKSRIGFFEDKAIIEMAECSGLLLLKDEERNPLYTTTYGVGELIKYAISKKVKEIIIGIGGSATNDAGVGMLNSLGMKFLDENGNELKPIGQNLVKIKKIDDSEFLKDVLKIKFTVLCDVTNPLYGENGAAYVFAPQKGADENAVKLLDMGLRNFANVAKEYLGKDLSLSSGAGAAGGLGFALLAFLNAQYVSGIDYILSASNAEEHVKWADIIITGEGRFDRQSLSGKSTIGIARLGAKFGKMVIVISGSIDCPFEEYSKEGITSIFSIVDMASSLDRCLKEAPRLLKETTKSIVNLILRAKKL, encoded by the coding sequence TTGAAATATTTGGTTGCACCGGATAAATATAAAGGGTCGTTTGACGCTTCAGTTGCATCTGAGATAATAAAAGAAGCTATTATTGAGGTTGACAAAAGCGCAGAAGTTTTTCAGCTTCCGCTTGCCGACGGTGGAGAAGGAACTCTGACAGCTCTGTCTAAAATCTTCGGTGCCAAGATAGAAGAAGTTGAGGTAAATGACCCTCTTTTTAGGAAGATAAAAAGCAGGATAGGATTTTTTGAAGACAAAGCAATTATTGAAATGGCAGAATGTTCAGGACTTCTTCTTTTAAAAGATGAAGAAAGAAATCCTCTTTACACAACAACATACGGTGTTGGCGAGCTCATCAAATACGCAATTTCAAAGAAAGTGAAAGAAATCATCATTGGCATTGGTGGATCTGCAACAAATGATGCAGGAGTTGGGATGCTAAATAGCCTTGGCATGAAATTTCTGGACGAAAATGGAAATGAGTTAAAACCAATTGGGCAAAACTTGGTAAAAATAAAAAAGATTGATGATTCAGAATTTTTGAAAGATGTTCTTAAGATAAAATTTACAGTTTTGTGTGATGTTACAAATCCACTTTATGGAGAAAACGGTGCAGCGTATGTGTTTGCACCCCAAAAAGGGGCAGACGAAAATGCTGTAAAGCTTCTTGATATGGGACTTAGGAATTTTGCAAATGTTGCCAAAGAGTATCTCGGAAAAGATTTATCGCTGTCAAGCGGAGCTGGTGCTGCAGGGGGATTAGGATTTGCACTTTTGGCTTTTTTGAACGCTCAATACGTATCAGGAATAGATTATATACTCAGCGCTTCAAATGCAGAAGAACATGTCAAGTGGGCAGATATTATCATCACCGGTGAAGGAAGATTTGACAGACAAAGCCTATCTGGAAAATCTACAATTGGAATTGCAAGACTTGGGGCAAAGTTCGGCAAAATGGTAATTGTTATTTCAGGTTCTATTGATTGTCCTTTTGAAGAATATTCAAAAGAAGGCATAACTTCAATTTTCTCTATCGTTGATATGGCATCATCGCTTGACAGATGTCTCAAAGAAGCACCACGGCTTTTGAAAGAAACTACAAAAAGTATTGTGAATTTGATTTTAAGGGCAAAAAAACTTTAA
- the rplM gene encoding 50S ribosomal protein L13 gives MKTYLAKPNEVPKKWYVIDATGKPLGRLAAKIAVILRGKHKPQFTPNVDTGDYVIVVNAEKVVLTGKKLDKDGYRYHTKYPGGLKFVPYRRLLEKHPEKAIEIAVRGMLPKNRLRDRFMRKLKVYRGPNHPHAAQKPEVLEI, from the coding sequence ATGAAGACATACCTTGCAAAGCCAAATGAAGTTCCAAAGAAGTGGTATGTGATAGATGCAACAGGAAAACCGCTGGGAAGGCTTGCAGCTAAAATTGCTGTGATTTTGAGAGGAAAACATAAACCCCAGTTTACACCTAATGTTGACACTGGGGACTATGTAATTGTGGTAAATGCTGAGAAGGTTGTTTTGACAGGTAAAAAGCTTGACAAGGATGGATACAGATATCATACAAAATATCCTGGGGGACTTAAGTTCGTACCATATCGCAGACTTCTTGAAAAGCATCCAGAAAAGGCAATTGAGATTGCGGTGCGCGGAATGCTTCCTAAAAATAGGCTGAGAGATAGGTTCATGAGAAAGCTCAAGGTCTACAGAGGACCAAATCATCCACATGCGGCACAAAAGCCAGAAGTGCTGGAAATTTAG
- the rpsI gene encoding 30S ribosomal protein S9 — protein MAQIKYYATGRRKTSVAKVWLSPGNGKIIVNDKNMEEYFPLETLRIIVKQPLTLTETLNKYDVIAKVKGGGLSGQAGAVRHGIARALVLADPTLRPVLKKAGFLTRDPRMVERKKYGLKKARRAPQFSKR, from the coding sequence GTGGCACAGATAAAATACTATGCAACTGGTAGAAGAAAAACTTCTGTTGCAAAGGTTTGGCTTTCACCTGGAAATGGCAAAATTATTGTGAACGATAAGAACATGGAAGAGTATTTTCCTCTTGAGACATTGAGAATTATTGTAAAGCAGCCATTGACACTTACTGAAACACTCAACAAATATGATGTAATTGCAAAGGTTAAAGGTGGCGGGCTTTCTGGCCAAGCAGGTGCTGTAAGGCATGGTATTGCAAGAGCTTTAGTGCTTGCAGACCCAACCCTAAGACCTGTTTTGAAGAAAGCAGGATTTCTCACAAGAGACCCACGTATGGTGGAAAGAAAGAAGTACGGTCTCAAGAAAGCAAGAAGAGCACCCCAGTTCTCAAAAAGATAA
- a CDS encoding ammonium transporter, giving the protein MNYADIVWVLISTALVMLMTPAVGLFYGGMVRRKNLLSTITMSALTLGIISIEWVLVGYSMAFGPDRFGLIGTLDWAGLRNVGYKPNPDYAATIPHLLFMAFQMMFAVITPALIVGAYVERIKFSSYILFTLLWALFVYNPVAHWVWAKGGWLKDLGALDFAGGTVVHITAGVSALALSLVLRPRKDFGKVQMEPNNVPLTLLGAFLLWFGWFGFNGGSSLAANEIGVNAFVVTNVAAASAAVSWMIISWLYKKPSAIGIATGAVVGLVAITPASGYVNALSAIVIGAVASVISFYFIRLRERLKLDETLDVWACHGMGGTWGAIATGIFASKAINPSGNDGLIFGNFKLFLVQLISVAVVWAFTFVITFVIAKILDNTVGLAVTYEEETVGLDISQHGEEAYGGI; this is encoded by the coding sequence ATGAACTATGCTGATATTGTATGGGTACTCATTTCAACTGCTTTGGTTATGCTGATGACACCGGCGGTAGGTCTTTTTTACGGTGGTATGGTCAGACGAAAAAACCTTCTTTCCACAATTACCATGTCAGCGTTGACTTTGGGGATAATTAGCATTGAATGGGTACTGGTTGGCTACAGCATGGCATTCGGCCCTGACAGGTTTGGTTTGATTGGCACCTTAGATTGGGCAGGACTGAGGAATGTGGGGTATAAACCAAATCCTGACTATGCAGCCACAATCCCACACCTTTTGTTTATGGCATTTCAAATGATGTTTGCTGTAATTACCCCGGCTTTAATTGTAGGTGCGTATGTAGAAAGAATAAAATTTAGCAGTTATATACTCTTTACACTACTATGGGCTCTGTTTGTCTACAACCCTGTTGCACATTGGGTGTGGGCAAAAGGTGGATGGCTCAAAGACTTGGGCGCTTTGGATTTTGCAGGCGGCACTGTTGTGCACATTACTGCTGGTGTGTCAGCTTTAGCACTATCACTTGTACTAAGACCCAGGAAAGATTTTGGTAAAGTTCAGATGGAACCAAATAATGTACCACTTACATTACTTGGGGCGTTTTTGCTCTGGTTTGGATGGTTTGGGTTCAATGGTGGAAGCAGTCTTGCTGCAAACGAGATTGGTGTCAACGCATTTGTAGTGACAAATGTTGCTGCTGCTTCTGCTGCAGTTTCGTGGATGATTATAAGCTGGCTTTACAAAAAACCAAGTGCAATTGGAATTGCAACAGGTGCGGTTGTTGGGCTTGTTGCAATAACACCTGCATCAGGTTATGTAAATGCTCTTTCAGCAATTGTAATAGGTGCAGTTGCATCTGTAATCTCATTCTACTTTATAAGACTTCGCGAAAGACTAAAACTTGATGAGACTTTGGATGTATGGGCATGCCATGGCATGGGTGGAACTTGGGGGGCAATAGCAACAGGCATATTTGCAAGCAAGGCGATAAACCCTAGCGGAAATGATGGTTTGATATTTGGAAACTTTAAGCTATTTTTAGTACAGTTAATTTCTGTAGCTGTTGTATGGGCTTTTACATTTGTAATTACATTTGTAATAGCGAAAATTCTTGACAATACAGTTGGGCTTGCTGTGACATATGAAGAGGAGACAGTTGGGCTTGACATATCCCAGCATGGCGAAGAAGCTTATGGCGGAATTTAA
- a CDS encoding P-II family nitrogen regulator, translating into MKKIEAIIREEKLNDLKECLEKEGIYGMTVMRVKGRGIQRGITLQWRAGSYTVDLLPKVLVMIIVSDEKFEKVIDIILECCSTGNPGDGKIFVSEVSEVIRISSKERNVKI; encoded by the coding sequence ATGAAAAAGATTGAAGCTATTATCAGGGAAGAAAAGCTAAATGACCTCAAGGAGTGCTTAGAAAAAGAAGGAATCTATGGTATGACAGTTATGAGAGTAAAAGGAAGAGGTATACAGCGTGGTATTACCCTGCAGTGGAGAGCTGGAAGCTATACCGTTGATCTTCTTCCGAAAGTTCTTGTGATGATTATTGTGAGTGATGAGAAGTTTGAAAAGGTGATTGACATTATTCTGGAGTGCTGCTCAACTGGCAACCCAGGTGATGGAAAGATATTTGTCTCAGAGGTAAGTGAGGTTATCAGAATTAGCAGCAAAGAAAGAAATGTAAAAATTTAG
- a CDS encoding glycosyltransferase produces the protein MKVLHLISGGDTGGAKTHIINLCSKLKNLVKLKIICFMYGPFYDEVKNAGIDIDVIPQRSRFDLSVVHKIYQMIEHEGYDIIHCHGARANFIGMFLKRKVKNIPFITTIHSDFDLDFQDVFYKRIIFSYLNKVSLKRFDYFISVGSALISKIKSLGIDEERIFLLYNGFDFAKEISFEEKDTFLTRYIDKSLYQSKTIVGNLSRLYKVKGLDVFIKAANLVVKDNPNVIFLIGGSGPQKEFLQNMINEFKLNDRVFLLGNIKNPYDFFNAIDINVISSYSETFPYSILEATALEKCCISSKVGSVPDLIEDGENGFLFEVGDYKELSKKIETLLNNKELITTFGIRLSQKAKEKFSAENMAKTQFEIYKKIMQKR, from the coding sequence ATGAAGGTCTTGCATTTAATAAGCGGTGGGGATACTGGGGGCGCAAAAACACATATCATAAACCTTTGTTCAAAACTAAAAAATCTGGTTAAGCTGAAGATTATTTGTTTTATGTATGGACCATTTTATGATGAGGTAAAAAATGCTGGAATTGACATAGATGTTATCCCGCAACGTTCACGATTTGATTTGAGTGTTGTTCACAAGATATATCAAATGATAGAGCATGAGGGGTACGATATAATTCACTGTCACGGGGCAAGGGCAAACTTTATCGGAATGTTTCTCAAAAGGAAGGTCAAAAACATACCTTTTATAACAACAATACATAGTGATTTTGACTTGGATTTTCAGGATGTGTTTTATAAAAGGATTATTTTTTCGTACTTGAACAAGGTCTCACTAAAAAGGTTTGATTATTTTATTTCTGTTGGGTCTGCCTTAATCAGCAAGATTAAAAGTTTAGGAATAGATGAAGAAAGAATCTTCCTTTTATACAACGGATTTGACTTTGCCAAAGAGATAAGTTTTGAAGAAAAAGATACATTTTTGACAAGATACATCGACAAATCCCTGTATCAATCTAAAACAATTGTGGGAAACTTAAGTAGGTTATACAAAGTAAAGGGATTGGATGTTTTTATTAAAGCTGCAAACTTGGTTGTTAAAGATAATCCTAATGTGATTTTTCTAATTGGTGGAAGCGGTCCTCAGAAGGAATTTCTTCAAAATATGATAAATGAGTTTAAATTGAATGATAGAGTTTTTTTGCTTGGGAACATAAAAAATCCATATGATTTTTTCAATGCAATAGATATAAATGTAATTAGTTCATATTCAGAGACATTCCCATACTCAATCTTAGAGGCAACAGCTCTCGAAAAATGCTGTATCTCAAGCAAAGTAGGTTCTGTGCCTGACCTTATTGAAGATGGTGAAAACGGCTTCTTGTTTGAGGTAGGAGATTATAAAGAACTTTCTAAAAAAATAGAAACTCTTTTAAATAACAAAGAACTTATTACAACTTTTGGCATAAGACTTTCTCAAAAAGCAAAAGAAAAGTTTTCTGCTGAGAACATGGCAAAAACGCAATTTGAGATTTACAAAAAGATTATGCAAAAAAGATAA
- the radA gene encoding DNA repair protein RadA: protein MVYVCQECGYKTSKWLGRCPNCSSWDTLVGEYVEDKKKDITKPQQSNLTPLKLSDVATEEERFLCGIDELDSVLGGGFVKGELILLGGEPGIGKSTLLLQVGSILSKRMKVLYVSGEEGANQLKIRAERLKINGDIEILCETNFDLVEKLILELKPEFIIIDSIQTMYIPDNQSAPGSVTQVRDVTMKLLKLAKSLKITIVIVGHVTKDGLIAGPRVLEHMVDCVLYFEGERFNTFRIIRAYKNRFGPTNQLGIFEMTDSGLVEVKNPSSLFLESSYNVEGVAIYSAIEGTRAILLEIQALTTPTSFGTPRRTVTGIDYNRCVMLCAVLEKKVGLPLNVQDIYVNVAGGFKVTEPAADLAIVCAIASSYKGVPIGDNVLIGEVGLTGEIRAVNSIEKRLNEAKKLGFERAIIPKRNSENLSSDFGMKIYAMSNIEEVFDFIF, encoded by the coding sequence ATGGTTTATGTCTGTCAAGAATGTGGCTACAAGACTTCAAAGTGGCTTGGAAGATGTCCAAATTGCTCAAGTTGGGACACGTTAGTGGGAGAATACGTAGAGGATAAGAAAAAAGATATTACAAAACCTCAACAAAGTAATTTGACACCTTTAAAGCTCTCAGATGTCGCAACAGAAGAAGAGAGGTTTTTATGTGGAATTGATGAGCTTGACAGTGTCCTTGGTGGAGGTTTTGTCAAAGGTGAGCTGATTTTGCTTGGCGGGGAGCCAGGGATAGGGAAGTCAACTTTGCTTTTGCAGGTTGGAAGTATCTTGAGCAAGAGGATGAAGGTATTATATGTCTCTGGTGAAGAAGGGGCAAACCAGTTAAAGATCAGAGCAGAAAGGCTAAAAATAAATGGTGATATTGAGATTTTGTGTGAGACAAACTTTGACCTTGTTGAAAAACTGATTTTGGAACTAAAACCAGAGTTTATCATAATAGATTCTATTCAGACAATGTATATTCCAGATAATCAATCAGCTCCGGGAAGTGTTACACAGGTAAGAGATGTGACAATGAAACTTTTGAAGCTGGCAAAAAGCTTAAAAATTACAATTGTAATTGTTGGACATGTTACAAAAGACGGACTTATTGCCGGACCAAGGGTTTTAGAGCATATGGTTGACTGTGTTTTGTATTTTGAAGGTGAGCGATTTAATACATTTAGAATTATAAGAGCTTACAAAAACCGATTTGGACCAACAAACCAGCTTGGAATATTTGAGATGACCGATAGCGGGCTTGTTGAGGTAAAAAATCCTTCAAGCCTCTTTTTAGAGAGTAGCTACAATGTAGAAGGAGTTGCTATTTACTCCGCAATTGAAGGGACGCGCGCTATTTTATTGGAGATTCAGGCACTGACCACCCCGACATCTTTTGGTACACCACGAAGGACTGTGACCGGAATTGACTATAACAGGTGTGTAATGCTTTGTGCAGTACTTGAAAAAAAAGTTGGTCTTCCTTTAAATGTTCAGGATATATATGTGAATGTTGCAGGTGGATTTAAGGTTACAGAACCTGCGGCAGACCTTGCAATTGTGTGTGCAATTGCCTCAAGTTATAAGGGCGTGCCAATTGGAGATAATGTGTTAATAGGTGAAGTGGGTTTAACCGGCGAGATTAGAGCAGTAAATAGCATTGAAAAAAGGCTAAATGAGGCTAAAAAACTTGGCTTTGAGAGAGCAATAATTCCAAAGAGGAATTCAGAAAATTTGTCTTCAGATTTTGGGATGAAGATATATGCAATGTCAAATATAGAAGAAGTATTTGATTTTATATTCTAA
- a CDS encoding 4Fe-4S double cluster binding domain-containing protein, translating to MILKELKEMLIKEGASDVGISNIHEYLPAELKMFKTCITVVVRLSDAIVNEIVDSPTFTYYHHYKAVNNLIDLLTLKGVLFLESKGYFAMSVAASQSVHGKDNGFSGVLSHKIGAVLSGMGFIGKNNLFVHNRFGPRVRLGTILTTYEPEEKIENHIIEPQCGQCNLCIISCPAQALRGSTWYLGIDRNEMIDPHACSTYMKEKFKYIGRGQVCGICMRVCPYGSEVKR from the coding sequence ATGATCTTAAAAGAATTAAAGGAAATGCTAATTAAAGAAGGTGCAAGTGACGTTGGTATTTCAAATATACATGAATACCTTCCAGCTGAACTAAAAATGTTTAAAACCTGCATAACTGTGGTTGTGAGACTTTCTGACGCTATTGTAAATGAAATTGTGGATTCACCCACATTTACATATTACCACCATTACAAGGCAGTAAATAACCTCATTGACCTTTTGACTTTAAAAGGAGTATTATTTTTAGAGTCAAAAGGCTATTTTGCGATGAGTGTTGCTGCATCACAGAGCGTCCATGGCAAGGACAACGGTTTTTCAGGAGTTTTATCTCACAAAATAGGAGCAGTTTTGTCTGGCATGGGTTTTATAGGGAAAAACAACCTTTTTGTTCACAATAGATTTGGTCCGAGGGTAAGGCTTGGAACAATACTTACAACATATGAACCAGAAGAAAAGATTGAAAATCATATAATAGAGCCTCAATGTGGACAGTGCAATCTCTGTATTATAAGCTGCCCAGCACAGGCACTTCGTGGAAGTACATGGTACTTGGGCATTGATAGAAATGAGATGATAGACCCCCATGCGTGTAGCACTTACATGAAGGAAAAGTTTAAGTATATAGGGCGTGGCCAGGTTTGTGGCATATGCATGAGGGTCTGTCCTTACGGAAGTGAGGTCAAAAGATAG
- a CDS encoding DUF1540 domain-containing protein, with the protein MENLKITSILEVYKMPDRITCNVSDCMYWDNKRCTAPSIEVSVDGGGSTAHGTKEKTNCHTYTLRR; encoded by the coding sequence ATGGAAAACTTAAAAATCACATCAATATTGGAGGTATATAAGATGCCAGATAGAATAACCTGTAATGTCTCTGATTGCATGTACTGGGACAACAAAAGATGTACAGCACCTTCAATTGAAGTATCAGTTGATGGTGGTGGCTCTACAGCTCACGGCACAAAAGAAAAAACAAATTGCCACACATACACCTTAAGAAGATAA